In Heliomicrobium gestii, the sequence ATCAGAAAGAAGAGCAACACCGAGGCTGTGGCCAAGGTGGCCGTATGATCGAACTTATCCCGTTCAAAGAGCACCTGTACGATCGGGACGCGCAGGATGGCCATGCCGACGGCGGCAGGGACGGTGATGTAGATAACAGTGCGCAAGCCCAGTGACAAGTTTCGACGGAAGTCGAGCCATTCCCGGCGGGCAGCGGCGCTCGTCAGGCTGGGAAAAACGGCCACCGAGATGGCGATGGCAAACACCCCAAGGGGCAACTGCATGAGCCGGTTCGCCCAGCGAAGGGCCGAAATCGATCCCGGTTCCAGGGCGGAGGCCAGGTTTTGGTTGATGATGTCCTGGATCTGGCCGATCGACAGGCCGAGGAGAGCCGGTCCCATGAGTTTTGCGATCTGGAGGACACCAGGATGGTCAAGGCGCATGACCATCTGGTAGCGCAATCCGACACGCAGGAGCATGGGCACCTGCACAAGGAAGTTGACAAAGGCGCCGAGGACAACGCCGATGGAAAAGGCGGCGATGCCAAAGGTGTCTGATAGAAAATAACCGCAGAGGATAATGACAACGTTGTAAAGAATCGCCCCGATGGAGGGCATCAGGAAATGCTGGTAGGAGTTCAACACCCCCATGGCCAGCCCGGCCAGACCGGTAAACAAGACCGATGGGAACATGATTCGCGTCAGGAAGACCGTTCGTTCCAGCGTATCCCCTTGAAAGCCATAAGCGACCAGAGGGATCAATTGGGGGGTGAAGATCTCGCCGAGGATGATGCCGGCCGAGAGCAGCAGGATCATGGCATTGACAAAGGTGGAGGCGACGATCCATCCGTCATTCTCCTTGTCCGTCGCCACATAAGACGAGAAGACGGGAATAAAGGCCGTTGAGAGGGCGCCCCCGACGAGCAAAAAATAGAGAAAATCCGGCAGGGCGAAGGCAGCGTTATAGGAATCGGTAATGGCATTCTGTCCAAACTTGGCGCCAATCACCGCTTCCCGGACAAAGCCCAGGATGCGGGAGATTAACATGGCAAGCATGATTGAGCCGGCGGCCTTGGCAATGCGTTGTCCGCCGCGGGAAGGCGGCGGCCCTTCGTTGTCGTTGTGGTTCACTATCGGACTCCCTTTCCTGGTTGGCTCCCTCCCTTATTGTAGTAACTTTTTTTGCTTTGACAACTGCCTTTCCCTTTCATCTCGGAGGAGAGGTGAAAAAAAGTTACTACATCGGCTCTTTTTCCCTTCAAGGCGCCTTTATGTCCCCTTTTTCGCTTCCCGCAGCAAACCCTTCTCTCGCAGCACCTTGGTCAATGCGTCGGCAAAGATCTCCGCCGACACCTGCGCCTCGGCGATGCTGTTGCGATCTCCGCCGATCTCGACAAGCAACGCCCGCGGATGCATCTGCTGGTGGTAGCGGCCCTCCTTGGTGACGACTCCTTTGCACAGCCCCGGCGCCAGTTCCTCCAGTTTGGCCGCCACCGCCTCGGCAAAATGGAGGTTATCCTTCCAGTGCGGATGGGGCGCTCGCGCATCGGTGCCGATGACGATCATGATCCGCGCCGCCTTCCGTCCACCGATCGTCACCGTCTCCCTGACCGGCACAGCGTCACGATGCAAATCAATGATCGCCAGGGGATTGGGGTAGCGGGATAACATCTCGAGCAAAGTCTTTCTCGACTGGGCATAGGCCAGATCGTAGGATGGATAGTCGTGGATGACGTCGGAATGGAACACCCGCAGCTTATGTTTTTCCTGCATGCGGCTTGCCAGTCGCTTGCCCGCTGTGAAGACGCCGGCATTTCGCCCGTCGAACCGCGACGCGCCATCGTCAGCGCCATAGTTTTCGGCGTTATGGGTGTGATAGAGCAAGATCACCGGATCCGGTTCCCCTGTAGGCGGCGAAGGCGCGTCGGTTGCAGGGATTCCAGCGGGACTCTCCTGCTTTTTTTCTGCTCCGTTGGACGGGGACATCCCGCGAGGATCCTCCCGAAGGATATCCAGATCAGGATAATCATCGCCTTCCGGGTCGGCCGCCTGGCGGGCGGGCGCGGCGGCAGGTTGTTGCATCGTCGTTCCCTGCAGCGGCGGCGTCCCGTCGTTCCGGCGGTTCAGGGTATCGCCGGGGACGCTTTGGGAGCGGCTGGGCGTTAGCTGCGGTTTTTGTTCTACATCGGTTCCCGCCCCGTCGCGCCCATCGGACGGGCTTGCCGGGGGTTGCGTGGAGAGAACAGGCATGGCCAGCTTGAGTATGTCAACAGGCGGGATCCACGTCCAAACAACGGGCATCGTCCGCCACATCCAACCGAGCAGAACAAAGGTTATCAGGATGACAATGACCCAGAGACGGCTCGGACGGGAGCGTCCCCACGGGTTTGTCCGGCGCGTGAACAAAATAAAAACCCCCTTCCCACCCAATATATGGGTATGTCAGGGGGTGTCAGGCTATGACGGGAATCGAGCCGCCTCAGCGTTTTCCTCCGGGAAGCGCTTTTGGCGTCAGCGGCGTCGGCAGCACGGCGTCGATGGCGCCGATAACCAAAGCGGCGATCAGAGCGCCGATGACACTGGTCTTGATCGCATTCGGCACTAACAGTTGGCTCAGCCAGATGACCGCGGCGGAAACCAAAAATCCGACGATGCCACGGTGCATGCTGGTGATCCGATCGCCGAAAACGGCTTCCGCCGCGTAACCCAACAGGGCGATGACCAGTGCGGCCACGATGGCTCCGATGATGCCATTGATGACAAAATAGGGGATAAACCAACTGGCCACCAGAAGCACGACGGCGGAGACGAGAAAACGGACGACCATTGATAACATGATGCGCTGGTTCCTCCTTTTTTGGAACGTTTCTCCCATAGTTTCTCCTCGTCGGCCCAATTCATTCATCAACCAACTTCTTTTGCATCGCCCAAACGAGTCATATTCTGGCTGGACCGCAAAGTCTTTCTTGCATCTGTCTCTTTCACATGGTAAAATGACTTTTGTTGAGTGGCAAGGAGGTGAGGAGTGTGCCCAATATCAAATCAGCGATCAAGCGGGTCAAGATCGCCCGTGAGCGGACGTTGAAGAACGCCTCTGCCCGTTCGGCGCTGCGGACGACGCTTAAGCGTTTCGAAGCTGCGCTGGCCTCCGCCGACGTGGACAATGCTCGCGCCGCCCTTGCCAAGGCTGTCCGGGCTCTCGATAAAGCCGCCGCCAAAGGTTTGATCCACAAGAATACGGCGTCTCGGAAGAAGTCCCGTATCTCGAAGCGTTTCAACAAGGCTGCGGTTTAAGGGCGCCACTGTCCGACGGGCAGTTGTTATGGTACGTTAAAGGGTGTTAAAAAGGGAGATCGGTTCAACCGGTCTCCCTTTTGTCATGCCCTTTTTTGTTTTTCCTTCGCTATGCCCTTCGGTTCGCCAGCGGTCTCCCCTCCCCGGCAAAGGCGAGCAGGCACAGTTCCAACGTCTGCTGAGCCTCGCCGGCGCCCGTTTTGATCGACACATCGGCGGCCGTCAGGCGGTGATAGAGACGGCGCAGTTCCTCCCGGGGAAAGCGATCGGCCTGGCTCTCCAGCTTGCGGACGATCCCGGCGGGCAATTTCATCTCCCTCGCCCAATCGTTCTTGCGCAACCCTGTGGCGGCCAGTTCCTTCAGGCGCAACAACTGCCGCACATGGCGAATGATCAAAAAGAGCAGCGGGATGGGGTGCTGGCCGTTGCGGACGAGGTCGCGGGCGATGCGCAAGGCATCGTCAACGCGGCCGTCGCCGAGGGCGTCGGCGATGGCGAAAACATTGTCTTCCGGCGTGGCCGGGACGAGGCGGCGCACCCGTTCCGGCGTCACCCGCCGCTTCGGCGACGGCTCACCGAGAAAGTTGCGCAGTTTTTCCATCTCCAGGACCAGCCGGCCCAGATCGTCGCCAACACGATCGACAAGCAGGCGCAGCGCTTCCGCCTCAAAGGGCAGTTGCATCGCCGTGGCTCGCTGGGCCGCCCAATTCCGCAGGTCCGAATCGGACAGCTTCTTGATCTCCACCGCCTGTCCGGCCTTTTCGATGGTTTTATAGAGACGTTTTCGCTTATCGACACCCGAAGGCGAGAAAAAGACGAGGCATGTCGTCGGCGACGGCGAGGCGAAGTAGTGCAACAGCGGCGCCTCCGGCTCGGCCGCTTTGGCTCGGCTGGCCCCCTTGCCTTTGCCCGGCGCCGCTCCCTCCCCGTCAGTTCCGTCAGAACCGCGCGGAGCGCGCAACAGCGGCGTGTCACGGACGATGACGAGACGCCGTTCGGCCATGAAGGGCGGTGTCTGCGCCGCTTCGGCGATCGACTCTGCCGTGGCGTCCCCCTCCAGGCGGTCAATATTGAATTCGCCTCCCGGCTGACTGGCGAAACGGTCCGTCAACGTTTCGACGATCTCGCCCATCAGAAAGGGCTCATCACCGAAGATGAGATAGACCGAAGCATAAACATCCCGCTGGAGTGTCGCCTTGAAACCGGCATAATCCATGGACCCACCCGCCTTTCTGCAGACCCTTCGGGACCGCTCTTCATATATTGTAAAACGAAATCGCGCAAAGGCAAGAGCAGGGGGCAAGGTGGTTGCAGCCGTTGACAGAGACAGCGGAACAACTGGTCGATATGATCTGGCGAGAGTATGGCCTGCATGTCCGGGCGATCCAGCGGCTGGCCCCTGTCTGGCGCTTGGAAAGCGACCTGGGCCCCCTCTGTTTAAAAAGAGTGGCCTATGACGAGGGGAAACTGCGCTTCATCTGCTTGGCCATGGAGCACCTGCGCAGGGAAGGCTTTTCCCGCTCGCCCGAATTGCTCCCCGCGCGGCGAGGACGCCGGTGGCTCCCCCATCAGGATGTCCACGGCGAAGGTTGGTTGTTCTTGACCGACTGGGTCGCCGACCGTCCCTGCGACTTTCTGGAGGAAGGGCATATCGCGGCGGCTACAACGACTTTGGCCGAGTTCCATCAGTACGCAAAGGGCTTTGACGGGCCGGGCTTGTCTCGCCGGCGCGCCCATTGGCAACGGTGGCCTCGCTTGCTGGCCGGTCGAACAGCTGATCTGAATCGCTATGCCGCCATGGACGAGGGAACGCTGGCGGAGCAGGAACTGTTGAAAGCGGCTGTGCAGCAGGCCCAATTGGCGGTGACTGTGCTCGATAAATCACAGTATCGTCGCCTGGCGGCGGAAGCCTGCGCGGAAAAGTCATTTGTCCACCGCGATGTGGCCGCCCGCAATTTTGTCCTCAATTACCGGGACGAAGCCAACCTGATCGATTTTGACTACTGCCGTTGGGACCTGCGCCTCGCCGATGTGGCCCGTCTCCTTGACCGGACGCTGCGCAGCCACCGCTGGTCTTTTTCGCTGGGACAGCGGATCCTGTCCGTTTACGAGGAGACTTCCCCCTTACACCCCGACGAATACCCCGTCCTGCTCGCCTTGCTGATCTTCCCGCAGCGGTTCTGGCGCCTCTGCCGCCGCCGCTATGAGGGCCTCCTCTTCGATAGAACCGCCTTCCGCCGCGACCTGCGGCAATGGCAGGGGGAGCAGCGACAGAAGAGCGGCTTTCTCCGCCGGTTTGCCGAAGAATACTGCTGGGGGTTTTTGCATCGCCATGATTTCAATTCCCTTTCCGATGGGGCGACGATCGCCGGTGAAAGCGATACAATGGGGCTGCCCTATCAACTCGATCTATACAAGCGCTTCTTTCCCCAACCAGGTTACCGAAACTGACGTCATCGCGCTTCCATCTTTGTTTCTTTGCGCCGACAAGCAGTCCTTGATTAGCGAAGTTTATTTTTTCTTTATTTAGAAATAAAAGGGATTGAATGGGCTTATGTAGAAAAAACCACCGGGGGTGTCGCCGTGAAGCGTCCTTTGGTGGTTTTTGTCTGCCTCTATGGCTTTGGCATCGCACTGGGCCTGTTTGGTCACGAAATAAGGACCTATCCCCTGTCTGGCGAAACGGTGCAGATGGGCTTGGCGCTGGCGGTAAGCGGGGTCGCCATGCTTGTTTGGGGGGACCGGCATCTGTTCACCCGATCGACACCCCACCGACCGCCGGCACTCTGGCAACGATCTGCCTTTTACAGCGCCATCATCGTCTTTGGCGCCGCCTTCACTTTCCTGACCGCACAACCCCGCTCCGAGCTGTATGCTCTACTGGAACAGACAGTCACCCTGTCTGGAAGGGTCGAACAAATCCTCTCCAATGACTCGCCTCTGGTCATGGATCTGCGGACCATCGAAGGCGAACAGATCCGCGTCCGCTCCCAGCGCGCGCCGTCGGGGACGGAGATTCATCCCTTTGAGTGGGTCGAGGTGACCGGACAATTGCGCTTGCCGGCGGAACGGCGCAACCCCGGCGACTTTGACTATCGGGCCTACCTCTGGCGGCAAGGCGTCGCTGTAGAACTGTACTGCCGAAACAGTGACGCCGTCGGGCGTCTTCGTTCCCTTTTGTCGGAGAACGCGGGGGAGATCGCCGTCGAACGGAATGGTGATTTTTCCCGTACAGGCATCGTCGAAAAGATCGCTGGGGCCGCCTACAGCCTGCGCCGACAGATGGAGGTCTTTCTGGAAGGACGCCTGCCGCGGGATAGCGCGGCCATCATCAAGGGCATTCTCTTCGGCGGCCAAGGCGACTTGTCAGAGGAGGATCGCCAGGTCTATCGCGTCACCGGCGTCGCCCATGCCTTTGCTGTGTCCGGCTCCAACATCGCCGTCATCGCCGGGACAGTGTTGACGATGCTGCGCGGCGGAAGGCGGTGGCAAGCCCCCCTCTGGCCAAGCATCGCCGTGACATCGGCGGCCATCGTATTCTACGGTTTTATGACCGGCTTTCCCGCTTCCGTGCAGCGGGCCTTGCTGATGGCCCTGGGCGGACTCCTGGCTTACGGATTCCAGCGCAACGTCGACGGGCCCACCCTGCTGGCCTCGGCCGCCTTGCCCATCCTTCTCGTCAATCCCCTCATGCTCGCCGATCCCGGCTTTCAACTGTCCTTCGCCGCCACCTGGGGCATCCTCTACCTCTTCCCTCCGTTGCATCAAACCGTTCAACCCGTCGGACAGCGCCTTGCGCAGACCCTTGAGCAACGATTTGCCACCTTGGGCAGCGCCTTGGGCAAGGCGTTGACCCTGCTCCTTGACACCCTGCTCGTCTCCCTGGCAGCTCAGTTGGCCCTGTCCCCCCTCTGCCTGTACTACTTCAATCTCTTCTCCGTCTCGGGCCTGCTGGCCAACATCGCCAGCGGCGCGATCATCGCCCTGGTGACGATCCTGGGCTTCCTTTCCTTTCTGCTGCTGCCCTTCTGGCCCGCCGGCGCGCTGAGTTTTTCCCTCGTCTCAGCCGTCTCCGTCGACCTTTTGAATTTTTTCCTGCGCCGTCTCGCTGAAGTGCCGGGCGCCGCCCTGACCGTTGCGACCCCATCTCCCCTGCTGATGGTCGCCTATTACCTCGCTGTTATCTTTTTTCGCGAGAGCCTCGCCGGGCACGTCCGCCCCAAAGATGCCGCCCGAGTCCACGACTGGACCGTCCGGTCGGCGCCTTTTCTCATCATTCTTTTTCTGGGCTATCGTCTATTGGCCCCGGCCGAACTGCTGGTCACCTTCATCGATGTCGGACAGGGCGACGGCATCCTGATTGAAACACCGGGCGGCAAAAGGGTGCTGGTGGACACGCCGGGACCACCACTGCTCGCCATGGGAAGCGCAGAGGATAGGTCGAAAAAAGCCTTTGATCCCGGGGAGAAGATCGTGGCTCCCTTCTTTCACCGCAAAGGCATCACCCGGTTGGACCTGGTCGTCAATACCCATGCCGATCAGGATCACATCGGGGGCCTGCCCTACTTGTTGTCCGAATTTCCCGTGGGTCAATTGGCGCTCTCCCCCCCGCCCGGCGCAGCGCCCCCGGCTTACCTGACGTTGGAGGAAGTGGCGACGCGACAGCAGGTCACTGTCGTAAAGTCACCGGAACCGGGAGTGGACATCAGCCCCGATCCGGCAGTCCGCATGATCGTCCTTTTCCCATCGCCTGATTCGCCGCCCCAGACAACGAACGACTCCTCCCTGGTGCTCCTGGTCGAGTACGGCCAGTGTCGCCTGTTGCTGACGGGCGATCTGGAGCGGGAAGGCCAAGCCTATTTGGCCGCCCAATACGCCGGGGAGTTCTTTCCCCTCACCGCCGGTGTGGTCAAGATTCCCCATCACGGCAGCCGTCACAACCTGGAACCGTCGCTCATGGCCGCCCTCGGTGAACTGGACCTCGCCGTCGTATCGGTCGGCCGCAACACCTTCGGCCATCCCGCGCCGGAAATCCTGCAACGCTGGGGGGAACAGTGCGCCGAGGTGTTGCGCACAGACACCTGTGGCGCTGTTATCGCAACAGGCGACGGCGAACAGTGGCATTGGCGGACAACTCGCTGGGAAAAGCCCGCTTACGGCTCGACCAACCGAACCCACAAGGCGTCATTGGTCATGCCGCCCTCGGTGCGCCTGCCAAAGAGGGGCGATACGGCATTGAGCAGCGGTACGGAACCGTAAAGCCTGCCGTTGACAAGGGTGATGGCATCAACGTCGTCACCGGGATTGGTCGGCTGGTAGTTGCTGATCCAACCGTAACCGTCGCCGGCGTAGAAATAGATGAACCCGGCCCCATAGGGCTCTCCTGGCTTGCTTTCACCAGCGACTCCCCGGACGACGAGGCTCCCCCGAACCGGATCGTAGAGGATCGCTGAATCCGGAATCCCCCATGCCTTCAGGTACTCCATGATGTCAAAGCGGCTCTTCTGGTTGACAGGATCGACGACAAGTGAAACAGAAGGCGTTCGCGAGGTTTTCTCGTCGCCGCCCATGTCCATCAACTTCATCTGACGCTGTCCCTGAAGCAGTGTCACCTGCTGAGCCGAAGGCCTTTGCGGGGCAGGCACAGTCTTCCACGTTCTGACAGTGAACGCTTTATCGACGCCATCCCAAGCAACCATCCCCCCGAGCGCCTGGGCTGCCGCCCGGTAGGGAACCATCAACCGGTCATTGACGATGCGCGGCTCAGCGTCCAACGCGCCTGCTTGCCCACCGTTTACCTGCATGTCAGTGCGCCCCAGGTTGATCAAAAGGGTGTCTTGGGCTCCACCAGCGGCAGGGCGACGGATGCTCACCTGTTCGACCCCGCCGGAGGCATTTCTGGTGTAGTTGATGTCCCCATCGGCGATGCCGAGGCTGTAGGCCAGATATCGCAATGGCATCAACACCCGTCCCGCCTGCTCATCAACCAAGGGCGCCGAATCCATACCGTTGCGTTTGCCGTTGACTTCGAAATAGTTGCGTCCGATATAGAACCTTGCCGTCAACACTTTATCGGGATCAGACATCGATGTTGGCGCCGTCGCCGGTGCAGTTGCCCTTGGGTCGCTCATTTTTATGGCTTGCGGCAACGCCGTGGAATCTATCGGGTCGGTTGATCCTTCAGGCTGCGATGCCAGCGCCGCCGTCACAGCGCTGCCAAACGTCAGAGCGACGCCAAGCGACGTCACGGCGATCGCTTGCGTCCATGGGTTCCCCTTGAAGAGTCGATGCATGCTGTCGTCCATTCCTTCCTGTGGAAACAGGGCCAGGCGCCAAAACCCCTTTGATTCGGCGATTCCTTTCGGTATCCAGTATGCCATGCTTCCAAAAAAAATTAAGCCTTCCATTCTGTTTCTTTTTAAAGCTTACCTTAGGCATGGTGGTTTCGTAAATAAATAAAAAATGGAAGCCCATTGGATAAATGTCGGCTCCCATTGAATCAAGCGCTTCGGCCCATTCCCTATGCCCATTATGTAGCGGCCCTTCGCCCGCCTGTTCACCTTGGAAAGAATCTGCCAACAGGAGGCGCTCAAGACGAACTCTCTTCCCGTTGACAGTCGCGGCAATAGCCGAATATCTCAAAGGTGTGTCCCAGCACATGAAAGTCCTCGCGCCGGGCCATCTCCTCAGCCCTCTCCTGCATGGGGCAATAGGGCAGACAGACCGATTTGCCGCAGGTGACGCAGACCAGGTGGTGGTGGTGTGGCCGCCCATCCAGTTCGTACCGGGCGCCCTCTTTGCCCTGCTGGCTGATCAGGCTGACCACGCCTAGGTCACAGAGCACCTTCAGGTTGCGGTACACCGTATCAGCGCTCATATCGGGGTAGCTCTCACGCAAGCGATCGACCATTTCCTTCACCGAAAGGGGCCGGTTCGCCTCGATCAAAGCGCCAATCACCGCCCGCCGTTGGGGGGTAAACTTGTATCCCTTAACCTTGAGCAGTTCAAGGACATCCTCGGCTTGCCTCTGTATCCTCTCGTCTGACGTCATGACGCCTCCTCTATCCCGCAATGGGCCCGCAAGAAATCCTGTTCAGGTCGGTTCAACGATTGGTCAGCCCCCGCAGCGAAGCGGCTTCTTGGGACGAGCGCCGGAGAAAGCGCTCAACAACAGTTCGCAAGGCGATGGTTGCCACCAGCAAGAAAGCCGCCAGTAAGACGATGGTTCCTCCGGGGGCCAGATCATAATAATAGGACGCTGCTAATCCCAGGCTGACTTCAACCAGTCCATAGGCCAGGGCCAGCCAGAGGGCGGCCCGGAAACTGCGCGCCACCTGCAGACTGGCGGCGACAGGCAAAACCAGCATCGACGAGACGAGCAGGATGCCCACGATCCGCATGGAGGCGGCCACGACGAGAGCCGTCAACACCATGATCAACAGGTTAAGGGCGTTGACCGGCAAACCGCTGAGCCGCGCCTTCTCCTCGTTTAAGGTGATGTAGAAAAACCGGTGGTAAAACAGTCCGACGGTCAACAGCACGGTGAGGCTGACAGCGGCCAGAATGGTCAAATCGCGGTCATTGACAGCGACGATGCTGCCGAAGAGATAGCTTAGGACATCGGAGGAAGCCGACTTTTTCATGCTCAACAGGATAACCGCCAAAGCGACGCCGCCGGACAGGAAGACGGCGATGGAGATCTCCGCATAGTTTTGAAAGCGTCGGCGCAGCTTTTCCAGACCCAAAACCGCCACGATCGAAAAACCGAGGGCCATCAAGGGCGGATAAACGCCAAGGAGCATCCCCCCGGCGACACCGGCCAGGGAAACGTGGGAGATCGTGTCGCCGATGAGAGATAGGCGACGCAGCACCAGAAAAAGACCGATCACTGGGCAGATGACGGCGACCATGATACCCGCCAGGAGCGCGCGAACCATAAAATCGTGTTGGAGCATTTCAGGCATGCCTTTTCCTCCTAGTGGCTGTGCCGGACCATCTGCACGGGATGGCCATAGAGCAACGACAAGATTTCGGACTGGCGAGCTTTGAAACCGCTCACCTCGCCGTGGAAAAAGAGGCGGCGGTTCAGGCAGACAAGCTTGTTGACCCGTTCTGTCACAGCGCCGATGTCATGGGAAACGATGACGATCGTCATCGCCGATTCGCG encodes:
- the murJ gene encoding murein biosynthesis integral membrane protein MurJ, with product MNHNDNEGPPPSRGGQRIAKAAGSIMLAMLISRILGFVREAVIGAKFGQNAITDSYNAAFALPDFLYFLLVGGALSTAFIPVFSSYVATDKENDGWIVASTFVNAMILLLSAGIILGEIFTPQLIPLVAYGFQGDTLERTVFLTRIMFPSVLFTGLAGLAMGVLNSYQHFLMPSIGAILYNVVIILCGYFLSDTFGIAAFSIGVVLGAFVNFLVQVPMLLRVGLRYQMVMRLDHPGVLQIAKLMGPALLGLSIGQIQDIINQNLASALEPGSISALRWANRLMQLPLGVFAIAISVAVFPSLTSAAARREWLDFRRNLSLGLRTVIYITVPAAVGMAILRVPIVQVLFERDKFDHTATLATASVLLFFLIGLFAQGANQLLPRVFYALQRPSIPVRVSTIILVVNTALSLVMIRYWGAEGVAMAFSLSAIVAFGLFLILARRALRSIDGGRLMMSLAKTLTASAIMGAVIMALQQFIGALVDMTTLTGQLVLLTITVSAGAGVYALATYLMKMEEADMVARTFLSRFTRR
- the spoIIP gene encoding stage II sporulation protein P, coding for MFTRRTNPWGRSRPSRLWVIVILITFVLLGWMWRTMPVVWTWIPPVDILKLAMPVLSTQPPASPSDGRDGAGTDVEQKPQLTPSRSQSVPGDTLNRRNDGTPPLQGTTMQQPAAAPARQAADPEGDDYPDLDILREDPRGMSPSNGAEKKQESPAGIPATDAPSPPTGEPDPVILLYHTHNAENYGADDGASRFDGRNAGVFTAGKRLASRMQEKHKLRVFHSDVIHDYPSYDLAYAQSRKTLLEMLSRYPNPLAIIDLHRDAVPVRETVTIGGRKAARIMIVIGTDARAPHPHWKDNLHFAEAVAAKLEELAPGLCKGVVTKEGRYHQQMHPRALLVEIGGDRNSIAEAQVSAEIFADALTKVLREKGLLREAKKGT
- a CDS encoding phage holin family protein; the protein is MLSMVVRFLVSAVVLLVASWFIPYFVINGIIGAIVAALVIALLGYAAEAVFGDRITSMHRGIVGFLVSAAVIWLSQLLVPNAIKTSVIGALIAALVIGAIDAVLPTPLTPKALPGGKR
- the rpsT gene encoding 30S ribosomal protein S20 codes for the protein MPNIKSAIKRVKIARERTLKNASARSALRTTLKRFEAALASADVDNARAALAKAVRALDKAAAKGLIHKNTASRKKSRISKRFNKAAV
- the holA gene encoding DNA polymerase III subunit delta produces the protein MDYAGFKATLQRDVYASVYLIFGDEPFLMGEIVETLTDRFASQPGGEFNIDRLEGDATAESIAEAAQTPPFMAERRLVIVRDTPLLRAPRGSDGTDGEGAAPGKGKGASRAKAAEPEAPLLHYFASPSPTTCLVFFSPSGVDKRKRLYKTIEKAGQAVEIKKLSDSDLRNWAAQRATAMQLPFEAEALRLLVDRVGDDLGRLVLEMEKLRNFLGEPSPKRRVTPERVRRLVPATPEDNVFAIADALGDGRVDDALRIARDLVRNGQHPIPLLFLIIRHVRQLLRLKELAATGLRKNDWAREMKLPAGIVRKLESQADRFPREELRRLYHRLTAADVSIKTGAGEAQQTLELCLLAFAGEGRPLANRRA
- a CDS encoding CotS family spore coat protein, with translation MQPLTETAEQLVDMIWREYGLHVRAIQRLAPVWRLESDLGPLCLKRVAYDEGKLRFICLAMEHLRREGFSRSPELLPARRGRRWLPHQDVHGEGWLFLTDWVADRPCDFLEEGHIAAATTTLAEFHQYAKGFDGPGLSRRRAHWQRWPRLLAGRTADLNRYAAMDEGTLAEQELLKAAVQQAQLAVTVLDKSQYRRLAAEACAEKSFVHRDVAARNFVLNYRDEANLIDFDYCRWDLRLADVARLLDRTLRSHRWSFSLGQRILSVYEETSPLHPDEYPVLLALLIFPQRFWRLCRRRYEGLLFDRTAFRRDLRQWQGEQRQKSGFLRRFAEEYCWGFLHRHDFNSLSDGATIAGESDTMGLPYQLDLYKRFFPQPGYRN
- a CDS encoding DNA internalization-related competence protein ComEC/Rec2; amino-acid sequence: MKRPLVVFVCLYGFGIALGLFGHEIRTYPLSGETVQMGLALAVSGVAMLVWGDRHLFTRSTPHRPPALWQRSAFYSAIIVFGAAFTFLTAQPRSELYALLEQTVTLSGRVEQILSNDSPLVMDLRTIEGEQIRVRSQRAPSGTEIHPFEWVEVTGQLRLPAERRNPGDFDYRAYLWRQGVAVELYCRNSDAVGRLRSLLSENAGEIAVERNGDFSRTGIVEKIAGAAYSLRRQMEVFLEGRLPRDSAAIIKGILFGGQGDLSEEDRQVYRVTGVAHAFAVSGSNIAVIAGTVLTMLRGGRRWQAPLWPSIAVTSAAIVFYGFMTGFPASVQRALLMALGGLLAYGFQRNVDGPTLLASAALPILLVNPLMLADPGFQLSFAATWGILYLFPPLHQTVQPVGQRLAQTLEQRFATLGSALGKALTLLLDTLLVSLAAQLALSPLCLYYFNLFSVSGLLANIASGAIIALVTILGFLSFLLLPFWPAGALSFSLVSAVSVDLLNFFLRRLAEVPGAALTVATPSPLLMVAYYLAVIFFRESLAGHVRPKDAARVHDWTVRSAPFLIILFLGYRLLAPAELLVTFIDVGQGDGILIETPGGKRVLVDTPGPPLLAMGSAEDRSKKAFDPGEKIVAPFFHRKGITRLDLVVNTHADQDHIGGLPYLLSEFPVGQLALSPPPGAAPPAYLTLEEVATRQQVTVVKSPEPGVDISPDPAVRMIVLFPSPDSPPQTTNDSSLVLLVEYGQCRLLLTGDLEREGQAYLAAQYAGEFFPLTAGVVKIPHHGSRHNLEPSLMAALGELDLAVVSVGRNTFGHPAPEILQRWGEQCAEVLRTDTCGAVIATGDGEQWHWRTTRWEKPAYGSTNRTHKASLVMPPSVRLPKRGDTALSSGTEP
- a CDS encoding stalk domain-containing protein → MAYWIPKGIAESKGFWRLALFPQEGMDDSMHRLFKGNPWTQAIAVTSLGVALTFGSAVTAALASQPEGSTDPIDSTALPQAIKMSDPRATAPATAPTSMSDPDKVLTARFYIGRNYFEVNGKRNGMDSAPLVDEQAGRVLMPLRYLAYSLGIADGDINYTRNASGGVEQVSIRRPAAGGAQDTLLINLGRTDMQVNGGQAGALDAEPRIVNDRLMVPYRAAAQALGGMVAWDGVDKAFTVRTWKTVPAPQRPSAQQVTLLQGQRQMKLMDMGGDEKTSRTPSVSLVVDPVNQKSRFDIMEYLKAWGIPDSAILYDPVRGSLVVRGVAGESKPGEPYGAGFIYFYAGDGYGWISNYQPTNPGDDVDAITLVNGRLYGSVPLLNAVSPLFGRRTEGGMTNDALWVRLVEP
- a CDS encoding Fur family transcriptional regulator, coding for MTSDERIQRQAEDVLELLKVKGYKFTPQRRAVIGALIEANRPLSVKEMVDRLRESYPDMSADTVYRNLKVLCDLGVVSLISQQGKEGARYELDGRPHHHHLVCVTCGKSVCLPYCPMQERAEEMARREDFHVLGHTFEIFGYCRDCQREESSS